One Triticum dicoccoides isolate Atlit2015 ecotype Zavitan chromosome 3B, WEW_v2.0, whole genome shotgun sequence genomic window, GGAATGGAAGAGATAAGTGCAATGCTCCACTCAACAATGACAGGTACACCACTTACCCTCTAAACGGAAGTCCGGTCATGAGGTGCAGACGTAGTcctacatcatttcgaatcaatTTCCTCTAGTACCTAATTGAAGAAGATAAGAGCACCCGCGTCAAAATTAGAGTAGAAAAACGGCAATGTCAACTCTGCCTTGACCAATAAGCTGCGAGCTCCGTGCTGCTAGCTAGCCAGTTAACAGCAACACGTCTGTCAAGGTCAGCTCCGGACCATGCATAAATACACAattgcagcagcagcagctgtgGAGGCGAGAGAAGGAAATCACACGCTCTGGAAGCTGTGTTTCCGCTAGCCCGCGTGTAGGGATAGATTGGAAGATGGGACGCATCTTGCTCCTCTgcgcattcctcctcgtcctgctcAGCGTGGCCAGCCTCATGGAGGTAACGGAAGGGAGGGGCCGAGGCGGATCACGCGGCGGAGGAAGCGGCAGCCCGCGTGGCCTCAGCGGTGGCACCTGGGTGGCGTGCGTCGGctcgtcgctgctggccgccgcgGCCATGCTCCTGTAGGCCCGAGCTGCGTGACTCAGCTATGTGTGATATATATACGGCTGGCGGAGACCTGCGTACGTACTTTGGTGATTTTGTGTGTTGTGACTTGTGTGTGCTTGAGATATATCTGAATGTTGTCGTGGTAATTTGCAGCAACAACAGTGGGTCCAGCATGAGATTCGTAAACTTATCCTTCTGTAAATGAATGAGTTTGTCTAAGTCGtatctagatgtgacataataGATACTTCAATCGTTTTTAAATATAAGTTTATTTTAGATattctaatatggactacatacgggcaaaatgaatgaatctacactctaaaatacgtctatattcaTCCGTATGTTATCCATATTCAAATCTCTAAACAGACTTATATttgaaaacggagggagtatgtcacaTCTAAGTAATGTCCAAAATAATATTGTGGTCCCTTTTGCCTTGTCTTTTTATTTTTTAGACAATATCGATATTTGTTCTGTTTTCAGGTGTTGTTATCCATGCCGTCCACTTTCTCTGGTCCAACAGAGTCTAAAGGATCTGGCTGATTACAGCATGTGCACATCAGTACTCGCTGCAACTAATCATCGCTGGGCATGGAACTCTTGATAGCTTGAACCTCACGGGGCACTCACTATGGACAAGAGTTAGCTACAGGAGACGCAAGTCAAACTAGAGTGTGCTCATGTAGCTACGTAAATAAGGGcatatgtacaatggttgataagatagtctcatcttaagtcttgcatgtgattTAAAGATGACAAAAAAATTTGTCTACAGTGGGTCATCtcatagccttatcttcaataactagtaatgtctaaaaatatggtgagacataTTATGCTAAAAGATCACCTCTAGCCTTTTCTTATGAATTCTCTCTCCTCCACTTCATTATCTATCCTACGTGGCActtctaagatagcaccattgtacatgccctaacacTATGGGCACGTAAAAATAGCATCTACATGGCCACATTTTTTTCCCTTTGCAAACAAATTCTAATCACAAAAATTGTTCAATTAGTGTATTTGTGCAATTAAAAGATGTtcaagaattttaaaaatgttcacaaattcgaaaaatgtttgtgattaaaaaaataattaaaatatgcGGAAACATTTTACAAAATACATGATAGACTATTTTAAAATGCATGGATAATTTTTTTAGTATAAGATTaatatttttagaaaaaatacacgatgaacattttacAAATACATGGAGAACATTTTACAAATATGCGATGAATTACCTTTTAAACTGGGTGAACATTTTATAAGTCGTTGGGTGGAGAGAAAATCGGTGTCGAGGCCAGTTTGCATCGATGGTTGACTTACAACTGGAGGAAAAAAGGATGCATAGATGGATTCCGTATAATTTCATAAACTTGTATATAATTTAAGAAACTTGCACAGTCCATTTCAAACAACACATACGGAGTACTCAATTTCAAACAACACAATATAATCCATTTCATACTTACAAATAGTCCATATCCACAAACAATACAAGTCTTAAGGATGCATTTCCAAAAACAAGTTCATCATAGCACTACAAGTCTCAACATACTCCACAGCTAGTTTTGCAAGCATTTCATCCTTCATACTGGCATTGCGAGTCTCAACATACTCCACTACTCCATGACTTATTGTTCATTGGACATCTTGTTTTAGAATCTCGATGGCATTTTCATAGACTTCACGAGAAAAATGAATCCTAGGCGGTACGATTCCTTGCTATTCCAATCTTTCCTTGCGCAAATGGGGAATTTTATATGAATTTCCTCCTTCATAGTTCATCACTTCCACCATGATAGTCTGAAGTGTTAGAAATATTCTGTTGAGTTTCCCGGCATCATACTCATCAAATTCTTCCTGCACACCTTGAATAAGGTCTTTGATATTCGTGGGAGCTCTGTAGTCGGTCAAAGACTCAAGGGATCTGAAATATCCAAGATCAGGTGCGTTCAGATCAGGAGAATTTGGAGGCTGATTTATTACCTAATGTCTAGAACTATTgtagccacaacttctgcaaactctGCATCATCGGGAAGAATGTGTGTCCAAGCATTCTCTTGTTGGATCAACATCATGTGTGTCCTCGTGAGGCAAGGAGAACCTGCCTGGAGTGTTGTTGGAGTGTTGCGTGTGGCAGGAGGACCAGGGCGCAACAAGGACTAGGCTTGGCACGGCGAGGACCAGACACGTGCTGCGTGCGGCGGCGGTGACGAGCCAAGTGGGCGCAGGCCGGCGGCAACCAATCTGGAGCAGCGGTGACCAGGCACATGTTGCATGCTGTAGGGACGACGAGCCAGGTGGGTGCAGGCTGGCGGTGATCAATGTGGGGCGGAAGCGACCAAGCATGAACGGCGTGTGGCGGCGGAGACGAGCCAGGTGGGTggaggccggcggcgaccaatTTGGGGTGGCGGCGACCAAGCTGGGCGCCTGGACGCGGGGCCCGAGCACGTGGACGAAGGGGCCGAGTGCCTGAACGAAGCGGACAACGTGAGAAAGAAGACGCGAGCTCTTGGAGGAAGACGACTCGAAATTCAAATGAGGGTAGGATGGTCTATTTTCCATTTATCGGTTGTGTCTGaaaattctaaacgctcttatatatatataatagctaAGAGAGGGAATACAAACTATGAACCCAAAATTAACTAGTACATGGAAACAACACAAAAGTGAACAAAATAGACACTAACTATAGAAATATTTCGGAAATgttaacacccacacgtgtgggtattagccaactcacccacacgtctccatcaccgtccagtaacttctgcacgaatcttggcacgaattagctgattttgtatgccacgtaggacaactcgcgtgtgtggtgtgtgagagaggtcgcccacacatccgttttaccacacggaggggccggtgtgtgggcgttcagcagttcgcgccacacgccactttgcacgcacacacaagggctagtgtgtgggcatttgccatctcgcccacacgcccgtctcctctcccacacccaagctgctagttgccatgtgttttcgcagcgcacatggcaactgcccctagtgtgctttataagcaggtgacaactctctttttttacccgagtgccatgtgtttttgcagggtacacggccactgcctagtgtgcacgtaagcagatggcaactctcttttaccgagttgccatgtgtttttgcatggtacatgacaactgccccaacgtgcacgtacatggcaactgccctaacgtgcacgtaagcagatggcaactcttcctttttacatggcaactgccctagcatgcttgtgagcacatggcaactctctcaactgcctagtgttagtatgtggcaactcctaaagttatgaaatcatggcaactacattagatcagaccatacatggcaactgcagttgagcaaccatggcaactgcagttgacctCGTTGCTTGCGGCGGAGCTGCTCTGCTTCCCTGCTCCACTCGAAGCGCTGCTGGCCCTGGCGGCGAGAATGTTGGAGATGGTGGTGCGCAGCGTCGGGTTGGGGATCAGATCGTCCGCGCTCGCCTTGGCCCCGCACGCGCACTTGCAGTTGGCGACGATGTGCGCTCGGATGCACCGGTCGCAGAAGCTGTTGAAGCAGCACTTGCTCGCCACCACCGCGTCGGCCATCACCTCCTTGCAAATCCTGCAGTGGAGATCCGCCGGGAAGCCGTCGTCGTTGCTCTCGTCGGCCGGCCCAGGGGCAGGCACCGGAGCCCTTCCGAAGTCGAATCTGGAGTCGCCGTTTGTGGGGCAGtgctggatgaagtggcccgggatACGGCACCTGTGGCACACGTACCCGGCCGGCGGCGCCCGCCCCTTGTGCGCTGCTCCACGGCCGTTGTCGATCACCGCGCTGGTAGCTTTGGCCTGGTCGTCCTGGTTTCCGGCGGACCTCGAGGCCGAATTCGACGACGAACCACCGCTGTCTTGCCTCGATCTAGGGCATAGAGGGGGTATGTCGGACGGACACAGCACGATCCTATCGGCCGGAGGCCCGGCCACTCGGCGGCGCACCACCACCGTCGAGTTGCGCAGGACCAACGCGCTGTCGTCCGCGTACTCCTCGCCCTGTTCGTTGGAGATCGTGATGCTCTCCCTGGGACTCCGGCCGCGTGTCCGGCCGTGACCATAGCGGCCTGTCTCCATGATAAGGCCCTTGAGCTCGCCGACGGAGATGGATGGCGCGGCAACTGGCAGGGGGAACGTGTCCCGGCTGCACATGGACCGGTAGTACACTGCCATCCTTCCCTCGAAATTGACCACGACGATCGAGATGGATACCCTGGTGAGTTGCACTGAACTCGCTCGCCGGAGATCAGCCTAGGATGGCTGTAGCTGCGAGGCTCAAGCGAACAGGGCTGGTGGCCTTATATGCTACTCCATTTGGCCCGGCGCAATGCAAAACCGAGAAGGTCTCGAGCCGCTTGTGAACCGCCTTTGGGTATCTTGTCCGAGTTCTAATCGTAATAATACGACGTACGTGTTTTCGCTTTCTGTTCTTCCTCCGGCGACCAATCGGAGTTGTCATAGAGTTCTTTTCGGACtcactaattcacatctagatgagaATTAAGTTTTTTTAGACAAAGATGAGAATTAAGTACGGAACTAACTCTCGGTCCCctgagtttttttctttttcttgaggcGATGCCAGATCCGTTAGTTTGATCGATTGCGCTCCAGCCCCGAtccgcattttggcggttattttgcgggtcagGGCGGGATGCGTGGTCTACTAGAGTTGCTCGGGGATGAAGATGCTGGTGCAAGGGCCTGCCCTGTTTACGGGCTTTTTTTGTTGTTTAGGGGGCACATAGGTTATTCTGATGGGCTTTTATTCTGTTCGTTGGGCCTATCTGCtcactttctttcttttttctttcgtTGCGAACGTCTTTGTATGCTTTTGCTTGTGTAGCTTAGACCTTTTGTACTAGTAGCTTTTTTAGAATCGTCTTAAAAAAGTGAATTTTTAGGACAATTTAGAGCGCCATGTTCTGTAAAACAATATTCCACGTGGTTCCATCGTCCCATATTGAACCCTGTATGAATAGGATCAGATTTTCTTTATCAAACTCAAAATATCTTAAACTCTACAACTTCATTTTTTATAAAAATCGTGTGAGCTGCATTTTTGTGGCATATGCAGTTATTTGTTCTTGGTGTCGTCATCAACTATTAGCTCCATCGTGGACTATGAAAATAATACTTGCAATTTCTTACAGATGTACGTTTAcactaagggccagttcttttgacaGCTTAAAAAATAAGTCGTCTCCTTTCCAGCGTTTTCTACAAGCCGTCTTCGTCATTTATTGGGGCTTCTAAACTTGGGATAACTAATATAGAAATCTCGACAAATTTTAGGAGCAGCTTATTTTTTTAAGCTGGGGAGAGGCAGCTTATTTTTTATGCCGCCCAAAAGAATTAGTCCTAAAAAGTACAACATGATTGCTATGTATGCTTGAAGGATGAGAGGTTAGCCCGGGAGCTCGTCTCCGGCGCCACCGCATCGATCACACAAGACGACCCAATAGGCGCAGACCCGGAGGCGATCCCTACGCTCCGTTGGCTGGCGGTGTCGGAGCCCGGGCTGGGACTGCAGCCCTCCCAGCCGGCGATGCTGCAATATAGAGTACTCATCCATCTTGCGCAAGTTCAAGACTTCATGGAAGCAGAGGAGCCATGGTTCCTAGGAGGTTCATCAAGCAGTGGGCAGAGTGGGATGCCGGactcggatggcagcatggacggtggcggcggcgctcaGGCTCGCCGACGGACCTGGCAGTTCGGTGCTCGGGACGTCAGAGGTGGAGCGCAGGCTGGGCGTGGTGGAACTTCCATGAGGGTTGGAGGCGGTCGCGAAGGCGAGATTGGCCGGGCTTCGGCCGGCAtggctgttgggaaacgttgcagaaaattaaaaaatttcctacggtttcaccaagatccatctatgagttcatctaagcaacgagtgataggagagagatgcatctacataccactttgtagatcgcgagcggaagcgttcaaaagaacggggatgatggagtcgtactcgccgtgatccaaatcaccgatgaccaagtgatgaacggacaacacctccgcattcaacacacgtacgaagaggatgacgtctcctccttcttgatccagcaagggggaaggagaggttgaggaagaaggctccagcagcagcacggcggcgtgataatggtggagaggcagtattccgacagggcttccccaagcactcaacggaggaggagaggtgttggggaggggaggggctgcgccttggatcaggcgttcagccctcccctcgcccctctatttataggggaagggggaagggggccggccccctctagatgaaatctagaggggggcggctagggaggggggcttgccccccaagcaaggggggcacccccactagggttccctccccccaaaccctaggcgcatgggcccaagggggggcgcgcccagccctccaggggctggttccctgccccttgcggcccattaggccctccgagaggggtggcccctcccggtggaccctcggaacccctccagtggccccggtacaataccgatatgcccccgaaact contains:
- the LOC119279689 gene encoding E3 ubiquitin ligase PARAQUAT TOLERANCE 3-like, whose product is MAVYYRSMCSRDTFPLPVAAPSISVGELKGLIMETGRYGHGRTRGRSPRESITISNEQGEEYADDSALVLRNSTVVVRRRVAGPPADRIVLCPSDIPPLCPRSRQDSGGSSSNSASRSAGNQDDQAKATSAVIDNGRGAAHKGRAPPAGYVCHRCRIPGHFIQHCPTNGDSRFDFGRAPVPAPGPADESNDDGFPADLHCRICKEVMADAVVASKCCFNSFCDRCIRAHIVANCKCACGAKASADDLIPNPTLRTTISNILAARASSASSGAGKQSSSAASNEALGPFVHVLGPRVQAPSLVAATPNWSPPASTHLARLRRHTPFMLGRFRPTLITASLHPPGSSSLQHATCAWSPLLQIGCRRPAPTWLVTAAARSTCLVLAVPSLVLVAPWSSCHTQHSNNTPGRSLESLTDYRAPTNIKDLIQGVQEEFDEYDAGKLNRIFLTLQTIMVEVMNYEGGNSYKIPHLRKERLE